Proteins encoded within one genomic window of Flavobacterium sp. NG2:
- the secA gene encoding preprotein translocase subunit SecA, with translation MSFINSILKAFVGDKSEKDVKALQPYLKKIKSFESHLITLSHDDLRARTYFFKDQIKEARASIDSKIKALQEEVENTEDIDQRENLYEKIDALEKEAYEISEKTLLEILPEAFAVVKETARRFKENAEITVTATEKDRQFSATKPYVSIEGDKATWQNQWNAAGKAITWDMIHYDVQLIGGMVLHQGKVAEMQTGEGKTLVATLPLYLNALTGNGVHLVTVNDYLAKRDSTWKAPLFEFHGMTVDCIDNHQPSSEGRRAAYNADITYGTNNEFGFDYLRDNMTHSPDDLVQRKHNYAIVDEVDSVLIDDARTPLIISGPVPQGDRHEFNELKPKIENLVSQQRQLANGFLTEAKKLIKEGNTKDGGFMLLRAYRSLPKNKALIKFLSEEGIKQLLQKTENQYMQDNNREMPKVDEALYFVIEEKNNQVELTDNGIKYLSGDTDSDFFVLPDIGTEIANIEKKKLDKDAEAEEKEKLFQDFSIKSERIHTLTQLLKAYALFEKDVEYVIMDNKIMIVDEQTGRIMDGRRYSDGLHQAIEAKENVKIEAATQTFATVTLQNYFRMYNKLAGMTGTAVTEAGELWEIYKLDVVEIPTNRPIARQDKEDFIYKTTREKFNAVIEDVTELSKAGRPVLIGTTSVEISELLSRMLKMRGITHNVLNAKMHKQEAQIVEEAGKPGVVTIATNMAGRGTDIKLSPEVKAAGGLAIVGTERHDSRRVDRQLRGRAGRQGDVGSSQFYVSLEDNLMRLFGSERVAKVMDRMGLEEGEVIQHSMMTKSIERAQKKVEENNFGVRKRLLEYDDVMNAQREVVYKRRRHALFGERLKLDIANMLYDTCEVIIQNSKATNDYKAFEFDVIRYFSITSPVTEAEFVKASEIELTGKVYKEALKYYNEKTERSAREAFPIIANVYEDKNNQFERIVVPFTDGVKSLNVVTDLKKAYETQGKQLVADFEKNITLAIVDEAWKKHLRKMDELKQSVQLAVHEQKDPLLIYKFEAFNLFSSMLNGINREVISFLFKGDLPQQSAPEIIHEAREIPRPKENYKTQKDEIVSSEAANREAGETQQRQVTETIVRDMPKINRNDTVTIQNVANGQTQEMKFKKAESLIASGQWVIVNE, from the coding sequence ATGAGTTTCATAAACAGCATTTTAAAAGCTTTCGTAGGAGATAAGTCCGAGAAAGATGTTAAGGCATTGCAACCTTATCTAAAAAAAATAAAAAGTTTCGAAAGTCACTTAATCACCTTATCACATGATGATTTAAGAGCACGCACGTACTTTTTCAAAGATCAAATCAAAGAAGCGCGTGCTTCAATTGATTCAAAAATCAAAGCACTTCAAGAAGAAGTAGAAAACACAGAAGACATCGATCAAAGAGAAAATCTTTATGAAAAAATCGATGCTCTAGAAAAAGAAGCTTACGAGATTTCAGAAAAAACACTTTTAGAAATCCTTCCTGAAGCTTTTGCAGTAGTAAAAGAAACAGCAAGACGTTTCAAAGAAAACGCTGAAATTACCGTTACAGCTACCGAAAAAGACAGACAATTCTCTGCAACAAAACCTTATGTATCTATTGAAGGAGACAAAGCAACTTGGCAAAACCAATGGAATGCTGCTGGAAAAGCCATTACTTGGGACATGATTCACTATGATGTTCAGTTGATTGGTGGTATGGTATTGCACCAAGGTAAAGTAGCCGAGATGCAAACAGGAGAAGGAAAAACATTAGTTGCAACCTTACCATTGTATTTGAATGCCTTGACTGGAAACGGTGTACACCTAGTAACCGTGAATGACTACCTAGCAAAACGTGATAGCACTTGGAAAGCACCTTTATTCGAATTCCACGGTATGACTGTGGATTGTATCGATAATCACCAGCCTAGTTCAGAAGGAAGAAGAGCGGCTTATAACGCTGATATTACTTATGGTACCAATAACGAATTTGGTTTTGACTACCTAAGAGATAATATGACGCATTCGCCAGATGATTTGGTACAAAGAAAGCACAACTACGCTATTGTCGATGAGGTCGATTCGGTATTGATTGATGATGCTAGAACACCATTGATTATCTCTGGGCCAGTTCCTCAAGGAGACCGTCACGAATTCAACGAATTAAAACCAAAAATCGAAAATCTAGTAAGCCAACAACGCCAACTAGCCAACGGATTTTTGACAGAAGCTAAAAAATTAATCAAAGAAGGAAACACTAAAGATGGTGGTTTCATGCTTTTAAGAGCGTACAGAAGTTTACCAAAAAACAAAGCGCTTATTAAGTTTTTGAGTGAAGAAGGAATCAAACAATTGCTTCAAAAAACCGAAAACCAATACATGCAAGACAACAACCGCGAAATGCCAAAAGTGGATGAAGCCTTGTATTTTGTAATCGAAGAAAAAAACAACCAAGTTGAATTGACTGATAACGGTATCAAATACCTTTCAGGAGATACTGATTCTGATTTCTTCGTACTTCCAGACATTGGAACTGAAATTGCCAATATCGAAAAGAAAAAATTAGATAAAGATGCCGAAGCGGAGGAAAAAGAAAAATTATTCCAAGATTTCAGTATCAAAAGCGAGCGTATTCATACGTTGACACAACTTTTAAAAGCTTATGCTTTATTCGAAAAAGATGTGGAATACGTTATCATGGACAACAAAATCATGATTGTCGATGAGCAAACAGGTCGTATCATGGACGGTCGTCGTTATTCTGATGGATTACACCAAGCGATTGAAGCCAAAGAAAACGTAAAAATCGAAGCAGCAACTCAAACTTTTGCAACGGTAACTTTGCAAAACTACTTCAGAATGTACAACAAGCTGGCAGGTATGACCGGTACAGCAGTTACTGAAGCAGGAGAACTTTGGGAAATCTATAAATTGGATGTTGTTGAAATTCCAACAAACAGACCAATTGCACGTCAAGACAAAGAAGATTTCATCTACAAAACAACCCGTGAAAAATTCAATGCGGTTATCGAAGATGTAACCGAATTATCAAAAGCAGGTCGTCCGGTATTGATTGGTACAACCTCAGTTGAAATCTCTGAATTATTAAGCCGTATGCTTAAGATGAGAGGCATCACTCACAACGTATTGAATGCCAAAATGCACAAGCAAGAAGCACAGATCGTTGAGGAAGCAGGAAAACCAGGAGTAGTAACCATTGCTACCAATATGGCGGGTCGTGGTACCGATATCAAATTATCTCCTGAGGTAAAAGCCGCAGGTGGATTAGCCATCGTAGGTACGGAGCGTCACGATTCACGTCGTGTTGACCGTCAGTTACGTGGTCGTGCAGGACGTCAAGGAGATGTGGGAAGTTCGCAATTCTACGTTTCGCTAGAAGACAACTTAATGCGTTTATTTGGTTCTGAAAGAGTAGCCAAAGTAATGGACAGAATGGGTCTTGAAGAAGGCGAAGTAATCCAACACTCGATGATGACTAAATCTATCGAACGCGCACAAAAGAAAGTCGAAGAAAACAACTTTGGTGTTCGTAAGCGTTTGCTAGAATATGATGATGTAATGAACGCACAACGTGAAGTAGTGTACAAACGTCGTCGTCACGCCTTGTTTGGTGAGCGTTTGAAATTGGACATTGCCAATATGTTGTACGACACTTGCGAAGTTATTATTCAAAACAGCAAAGCGACTAATGACTATAAAGCATTCGAATTTGATGTGATTCGTTATTTCTCTATCACTTCGCCAGTAACCGAAGCTGAGTTTGTAAAAGCGAGCGAAATCGAATTGACTGGAAAAGTCTACAAAGAAGCCCTTAAATATTACAACGAAAAAACAGAGCGTTCTGCTAGAGAAGCCTTCCCTATCATTGCCAATGTATACGAAGACAAAAACAATCAGTTTGAGCGTATCGTAGTGCCGTTTACAGATGGTGTGAAGTCATTGAACGTGGTAACCGATTTGAAAAAAGCATACGAAACGCAAGGAAAACAATTGGTTGCCGATTTTGAGAAAAACATCACTTTGGCAATTGTTGACGAAGCTTGGAAAAAACACCTACGCAAAATGGACGAGTTGAAACAATCGGTTCAACTAGCCGTTCATGAGCAAAAAGACCCCTTGCTTATCTACAAATTCGAGGCGTTCAACTTGTTCAGCAGCATGTTGAACGGAATTAACAGAGAAGTGATTTCGTTCCTTTTCAAAGGTGATTTACCACAGCAATCGGCTCCAGAAATCATCCACGAAGCCAGAGAGATTCCACGTCCAAAAGAGAACTACAAAACTCAAAAAGACGAAATCGTATCTAGTGAAGCAGCCAACCGTGAAGCAGGGGAAACTCAGCAACGCCAAGTTACAGAAACCATCGTTCGCGACATGCCAAAAATCAATCGCAACGACACTGTAACAATTCAAAACGTGGCTAACGGTCAAACACAAGAAATGAAATTCAAAAAAGCCGAAAGCCTTATCGCTTCAGGGCAATGGGTTATTGTGAATGAATAA